The Meriones unguiculatus strain TT.TT164.6M chromosome 3, Bangor_MerUng_6.1, whole genome shotgun sequence genomic sequence GCTGCAACGCAGAGCAAAGAAGGAAGCCGGGAACCAAGTTCAAAGCCTAGCCCGAGCTCGCGCCAAAGACGAGCGCGCTGGATCAGCCGCCAGGCCTTCCGCAGGCTGTCACTGCTCCGCCCCGCCCTGCCAGCCGCCACTCCCACCTGCCGCCTTTGTCCCCGCGGGGATGGGACTGGAGAGGACGAGTCAGTGGTGTCCCCCAGGGATGCCACTCTGGCCTTCGAGTCCCATCTGTGGTGGGGTCGCGCGACCTGCGGGCGCCGACCCCTGGACAAGAAGAGCGGGTGGGGCTCCTCCCCCTGTGAATAAAACCTGTGGCCTTATTCACCACGCCCACGGGGCTGCGAGGTCCCTGGGCCTCCACAAGCGCTCCAGCGGCTGCAGAGCTGCCGAGCCCCGGGACTCAGGGAGAGCCAACAAGGGTCAAAAGGAGAGATTTGCTTCACCAACTGCTCTAAGCTGGACACGGAAATCCTGCCCTAGTAAGGTCCGATCCTCCAGCCTGCGGACCAGAGCCAGGCCCCCTGGCTCTACGCGCTCCGTAACCTCTAGGGCGCTCGGCTGCCGTAAAAATCACCTGGCTCCCGTCCCTAGGTTGTGCAAAGGAAGCCTGAGCCCGCTCCCCAAGAAGAGGCAATCCAGGGTCGTCGgagttcatttttatttgaacTGGCTCCGGGCTCCGGATCCCCCCGGTGGAGCAGTCGGAGGTCACGTGGCAGGAGAGTGGGGGCGGTCCTGGGTGTGCCCCGGCTGCTCCCCTCCGCCCCAGCGGGCCCAGACACGCCTCCACAGCGCGTGGCCGTTGCTACTGCAAACTGGCAGGCGTCCCCCGCCCATCTGCCGCGGGCTCCTACCCCGGGTCAGCTGGCGGGGCAACGGCCACGTCCTCGGACCCGGTGGCCACCGAGGCCTCGCTCACCGGAGGCAAGACCCGCACAACCAGAGCCAGTAGGAGGCGCTCGTGCGGCGGAGCCTGGTTAGCCTCTGTCCAGGGTACTGGAAGGGCCTCGCTTTCCCGCCGTTCCCTTCGTTAGCCTCAAATCCCGGGAAGTGCTCCCCAGCGGGCATTCGAGAGCGATGGAGGGGGGAACCAGGAGGGGGGCCCAGGGCAGCCTCGGCAGGAGAGCTCCGCCTGCCTGTTTCTATGGCATTCAAGGACCCATTCTCACCGCCAGGGAGTTAATTTGCGCAAGCTCACAGCTTGCTGTTTTTTTGACCTTCACTCCTCACTTCCGCCAACCCAACAGTCCTAGTTATGAGAATTTTCCCCAGCAGGCCTTGGGGCTGCCTTATTCGGCATGTCTGTGGGCTAGCCCCTTACATaaagaccaggctgactttgaactcacaaagattagcctgcctctgcctcccgagcactgggTTTAAAGGACTGTGCCACCACATTCAgtcattaattatttttttaagagctcAGAAAACACTTTGTagggttcaatggttaagagcaagCATTACGGCTGAGGGTAAGTGGTTAAACAGAAGCCCTccggggtttggttcccagctcccacaccgGAAGCTCCAgtactgtaactccagctcccaggggtctgctgccctcttctggatttCTCGGGTGTGACAGTCAGGCACAAATCCACACACGACACAGCTGCAAAGTAAAAGCTCACTTTTAAAAAGGACTTTGTAGACGGGGGatgtggcacaagcctttaatcccagcccttgagtggcaggggcaggtggatctccaaatTCAGtctggtctacggagtgagttccaggacagcagggctacaaagaggagctctgtcttggaaaacaaacagaaaacccaaaacaacaacaaactgtggAGTCCCCTGCCCAGCCAGCTCAGTTCAGTGTCCCAAGCCCACCCCCCACTGATCAGATCCCTGGGGAGAGGCTGATACTAGCCCCTCAGGTGACGGGCTGGCAACATCCCTTTCTAGGGCTGGAGACGATTTGCAGGACTTTTGTGGCAAAGGCGCAGGGGAGTAGAAGCCAAGTCCGGCATCTTAGTTTGGATACCCCTGCCACTTACTGGCCTTTGGGGCACCTGCTTGTCTGAATATACTGATGTTCTTGTACCAAGCGGCCGTAGCTACGGTGCTGTAAGGAATCTAGAAACCtctgaaaagaaaacacagatcgCTGTAACCGCAGGTCCTACGGAGGAATGAAGCCTTACCAGCTAGGCGGAAGTGATTGAAAGCTCAACTGAGCAGGCAGCGAACTGTGGCAAAGTTTGAGTTCTGGCGGCCACCGCACATGGCACCACCAGGTGGTAAAAACGTGAATGGTATCTGAGACGCCCCGGAGACCCTCTCTGGGATTCTGGGTTCTGCAAACAGCTTCCGTCTACACCAGTTTCGGCACCGCCCAGGCTGGCAGGAGCTAGGACCTGGCCGAAGCGGATGCCGGAGAACGGGGTTGGCTCTCACAGACCTCTGCTGAGcgtgggagaggagaaagagcgCAAGCTGTTTCAAGGTTTGCCTGATATGCTTGCTGTGCTCCCACAGGTCACACACCTCCTTTCTGGGAGCCTTCGCTCTATCCAGCAGGCCTGCCTCCTCCGGTGCCCTTGACCTGTTTCCAGCTACGCCCCTTAAGGTGGTTTGACTCCAGCGCTTCCCAGTGTCCTTGCTCACGATGGGGATACCCCCTCTCCAGAGGAGGCACCTCCCCACTGGCCCCCACCCCTCACAcccttcatttcttctctcttgGCTTGGCAGTCTCGGGTCTGCAGGTCCATGGTCCACTCTCCCATCCCCCACACCAGCCTGGGTGATCAGAATCTTCAGAATCCTGGTCCAAACACTTCTAAACCCACCAGGACACTCTCGTCCTCACTTCCTTccatggggaggggcagggggcgcacgcctgtgatcccagcactcagggaaacagaggcaggcagatctctgtgagtttaaggccagcctggtctacaaagcgagtccaggacagtcaaggctacacagagagaccctttcttgaaaaacaaaacaagaagaagaacaaaaacaagaacaataagaagaacaagaaaaagagaaaaaagaaatagatcaGATGagttttgaggatttttttttttgatcgttttatttattcatgggaCCATTGCTACAATGTGCGTGTGCAGTCAGAAGACCGCTGTGGGAGCTGCTTCTCGCCACAAGGGTCCCACGGAtggaattcaggttgtcaggcttgacagcagaCACCTTTACCCAATCATTTTGCTGCCTCCGGCCTTTCgttgtctttctgccttctcccttCTTTTTGTGGGTCTAGACTCTAGTCTCTAGAAGGACCTTGGAGTCTGAGCACTGGGCACTGGGGCATCCGACACttggtgggattttttttaagcttctgGGCAGTGGCGTCCAGttcctatctctctgcctctgtctctctgcctttgtctctctctgtctctctgtctctctgtctctctgtctctctgtctctctgtctctctgtctctctgtctctctctctctctctcgactgTCTTCTTACCAATCAGACCAGCACAGGGCACCTTCTTGACGCCTATGACAAAACCTTTCCTATCTCCCGCTTGCCAGGTTCTAGTGACACTTATCGCTCCTTGCAGCTGCCATCACTTGCTGGCTTGTGTCCCCAGCACCTGAAACAACACATAGTGGCCACTGGGCAGCTGGACGAGCGCGTCTGCGTCTGCATGCTGCTAGAAACCTATTCCGTTTCTGTGTGCGCACCAACCCTTGTCGCCCGCGGGGGATGGGGGAGGGCTCAGGGCAGGGGAGGCGGGGCAGGGAGGAGGCGTGGCGGGGGCGGGTCCCAGGCTTAAGCGGGGACTCGCGGGGTCCCCGCCTCAGAGAGCTGCCGAGCTGGAGTTGAGTCCCAGGGACAGCAGAGCGGGCGCCAGCGGGCCTCAGCTCTGCCTCCCGGGTCCGCACTCCTCCGACGGCAGCGCCGCGGGACTTCTGGAGCCTGAGGCCACCCTCATGACGCCCGGGGGCAGCCACTGAGCGCCGGCTCGCGGCGCCGAGGGCCGCACCATGGCCCTGGAGCAGGCTCTGCAGGCGGCACGGCGGGGCGACCTGGGCGTGCTGAGGTCCCTGCACGCCGCCGGCCAGCTGGGGCCTTCTCTGCGGGACCCACTGGACGCCCTGCCGGTGCACCACGCGGCCCGCTCGGGCAAGCTGCACTGTCTGCGCTACCTGGTGGAGGAGGCTGCCCTCCCGGCCGCGGCCCGTGCGCGCAACGGCGCCACACCCGCGCACGACGCCGCCGCCACAGGGTACCTCTCCTGCTTGCAGTGGCTGCTCACGCAGGGCGGTTGCCGAGTGCAGGTGAGTCCACTCCAAGAGACGGTTTGGGCCCAAAGAGGACTCCTGTCCTCAAGGATGGTTGGAATAGACGCGGTCTTGGCTCCGCTGGGCTCTGCGCGCTTCACTTTGCAGTGGGCTTTAGATAAGGTGGGCTCCTGAGGTTGAGGGCTTGGGCAGATCCCGAGGGGAGCCGGACTCCTGGGGCTGGTATCGACTAGGGCAGGCAAAACGCGGATCCTGGAGGGAGTGGCCTAGGATGGAGAAAGTAGGGGCAAGCGATCGGCCTTGGCTGCCAAATTAGAAGCCCATGGCCTCCGGGCTCAGGTCTGGAGGAAGAGTGCACAGGGTCTCCAAATCTCACCCCAGGCCAAGACGCAGGTACCACTGAGTCGGGGGCAAAGATGCTAGGACACGAGGTGGTGGAGCTCTCCCTAGGGCATAGGTGGACCCGAGGACACTAGCCACGTTGGACCTTCCAGCTCTAAGTCACCTCAGCCCAACCAGGATCTTTGTGCCTGGAATAAACCACCTGGCGACTCTGAGGAGTGACCTGCCAGGGAGGTTCTGACTGGTGAGTGGATCAGATTGTCCTCACAACAGAGAACCAGAAGGAAAAGGCCCTGAGGTGTGCACCCTCCTGTCCTGGAGGAAGGCTAAGGAGACAGAGTGATGGAGAGGGGTGAGGTGGGAGGAGCCAGGCCAGAGTGATGGAGAAGAGTGGGGTGGGAGGGCCCGGCCTAGAGGGTCTCCTTGGCTGAGATAAGGAATTGGGATGATATTCTGATTGCCTGAACAGCCAACTGAGACAGGGAGCATATCTGATTTCTGGATGGCAGAGACCACTGAGTGGCTCACATATGTAAGCATAGCTCTTGGGatactgaggcagaaggattgctgtgagtttgaagtcagcctgggctacaaagtgagaccctgtctttaaaaaaccaaaaccatccaaccaaacaaacaaacaaacaataacagacCTCTGGGTTAACTGCCCATCAAAGGGGTGAGGGCCAGCTCCAGTCTAGTCTGCAGCAACCTAGCAAAATCCAATACAGCTCCCACTCCTGTCCTCGGAAGGCAAGCCCCACTTTCCCATCTTTCTGGAAGATTCTCTTGTTCCCTTATCTCCTGGCCTTGATATCATGAGTTCCTGGCCATGTGGCTTACAGCCTTGTGGTCCATGCTTCCTCCCTTtgtgcctgcctccctccctgatTCCAAGCCCAGCACTGGCCAGAAGACCCCCTTATCGatgcagaggagggagaaggaacaAGTAGCCTTGTGCCCAGTTATCAGTTCTTCTATCCTCTACCCCCAGAAGTGGGGGGCGGGTGGCCTCGATCTCTGGGCCTATCTGCCCCAGAGATAAACAGCTTAGGATGTGGGCCCCATCACACAAGGCTCCAGGGCCTACCCAGCCGTGGTACCTTAAACATAGGCCACTGACTTCGTGTTGCCATCGTTATCCAGAAGTCCTAAGCTGTGGAGATGCCCTAACGCCTCAGGCCAGTATCCCCAAGCACACTGGAGACAGAAAGCCTGTCTCAGGAGCTGAGGTACCAGCCTTTCATCATTGTGGCCTTACTTAGGTCACCTCTGGCCAGCTCATGCTGGCCAGCCCAGCTCAGGGGAACAGACTGGATAACCCTGCACACACCTGCAATACACAGTAAGGCGCTCTGGTGCCGTCCTTAGTCCCTTATGTGCCATTGGCTCTCTGTCCCATGATCCTCTCTGCCTCCACAGCCTGACTGATGGCATGCCAGTCCCTTATGTCCTTTACTCCTTTCAGGAGGTTCTGAAGTaggtctttctgctgagactcaCTTACCTCAGGGTCTCTGTGCCTTGGCCACATGTGTCTCTGTGGTCCCCTTCTCCCTgcaaggaggggaagagagaccTGGCTTCCCAGGCACCTCTCACAACAGGTAGGTGCTTTCTTCTAATCCTGCCCATCCCTGGGGTCTGTGTGCTTGATGCTGAGAGAGAGGTTGTCAGCTTCTGGAGTAATGCCTCTTTACAAATGCAGAAGCCTCGGTCTAGAGATCTGGGGTCTCAGTGATTCTCCCCCTGCCCACCAACAGCCCTCTCAGACCCTTCTCCAAAGAGAGACACAGCAGGTATATGTGAGGAGCAAGTCTGGGCCCAGAGGGTGTCTGCAGGGGTTTTACCTCTCAAGGGCCCTGCCACTAGTGCACACCTACACCATTGGCTGGCTGCCCCAAGCCCTGCCCGGCAGCGGCCAGCAACCTCCTCCTCCACAGGACTAGGACACAGCTTGTTCCTGAAGCTGTGTGCAGGGGAGTCTACAGAAGGGCAGCTTCTAGCGTGGGGGTTGGGCTGTTGGCGGCGCACTGAGATGGAAGCTTCTGTCCCTCCCAAGGGACACCTgggaatgaggaagaagaggagcaaAGGTTGGAGGTAGGGAGAGTCCTAAGGCTGGCCTGACGGAGCCTCAGCTAGCCACCACTCCTGGCCTTGCTCAGCCCAGCAATGCATTCATTCGCTCAGGTGTTTCCTGGGTGCCAGGCACGTTCCTGGACTCCTGCTATGTTTCAGGAGCCTCTCCACTGGCAGCTCTCCACATGTCTGAAGGCCTCCCAAAGCCCCACATCGTGCTGCTGCCTATGACCTGAGGGTCTGTTTCACCCCAAAAGCATCTAAGCTAGGCATGACCATTCCCTCAAGGGCGGGTAAAGCACGTGGACCTGCCGCAGCCTGGAGGAGGCCGGCAGCCGGGAGCACCTGGGAAGAACGGCAGATACAGGGTTCTAACCAGCTCTCTTGCCACAGGAAAAAGATAATTCTGGTGCCACAGTCCTGCATCTGGCTGCCCGCTTTGGCCACCCAGACATAGtgaactggctgctgctacatgGTGGTGCGAATTCTGCCGTCGCCACAGAAACCGGTGCCCTGCCTCTCCACTACGCTGCCGCCAAAGGAGACCTTCCCTCCGTGAAGCTTCTCGTTGAGTATCACCCTGAGTAAGGACCTTCTTTTGCGTTATCGttttgtgttggggtgggggagttAGATCCAGGACCTTGCGCATGCAGGAAgcccaccactgagccacatttccaGGCAAGGACCTTCCTCTTGTTTACTTtttgaaacaggacaggatcttatgtagctcaggctggtctcaaaatgGTTAAGGAAAGGATTTGGGCTTGGATTCTatatttaatcttttttcttttctttctttctttctttctttctttctttgtcatgaCACACAGGACTTtgcttggcctggaactcactatgtaaaccaggctgccctaaaattcacagagacctgcctgcctctgcctcctgaatgactaccatgcccagcctaaGGTGTCTTGATCTTTCTGCCTGCCACCTCCCAAAGGCTGAGCTTACAGGCCTGTGGTACCACACATGGCTTTAGGAGTTTCCTTTAAGGAGGCCTGTAGAGGCCAGTGCTCTCAGGAGTGCCTGGGGCTGCCACAGTCTTCGCGGTGGCTGCTTCAGTGACCATCTGGGGGTTCCGAGGCCCAGGCCTAAGTCAGGTTTGGCCAAAGTGAAACTTCTCCCTTCCACACAGCCTGCTTCGGGCTCTGCAAGCAGGAGCTCCACACTCCCTTGGCATGCAGGGAACACAGGGCATGGCCACTGGCTTGCAAGGTCACTGGCTGCAGCAGGAGGTATCCCCAGCTCAGAAATGGTCTGTGCTCATTTCTAAAGGCCTCTTTACATGGGGCAATGAGTCAGGAGTACCTCCGAACCCTGAGTTAGGCAGGTAGAGGAGGGACCGTGTCAGCTGCCAAGCACATAGGAGAGAGCTGCCCTTTAGCCCCACAATCCCTCATAGCCCCAGGGCCATGGGCAGGCCACCTCCAGAAAATCTCCCGGTTCTGCAGCCTCTCAACCCATTCCCGCCACTGGTGGAGCGGCTTCTAAACCTTCCCGGGACACTGGTCTAAATGGCTGGGTGCTCCTGGGATGGAGTGGGGACACAGCAGAGCAGAGTGACACATAAGTCTGGGGAAGGAGGCAGCCAGGGTGGAGATGGGGGCCTCAGAGAAAGGACATAGATTCCTCCTGAAGGTGTGAGATATGAGCGGCCACCAGCTGGAGCTGAGGGCGTGGGCTCTGACCAGTGTCCGTCTAAGTGTGTGGactcagcctcaggaggagaaCAGCAGCAAGGTGAGAGGGTTAGGCCATCAGTGAGCCATTCCTCAAATTGCCTCAGAGCCACTGTCCACTAGGGAGCAGGCTGGAGGCCATGGCATATGGCATAGGACAGACACTGGTGTGGACACAGGTCAGCTCTCAGACCTAGAAGACCAGGCGCCAGCTGTCTCCTTGGCTCCGGACAGGCTGAGACTCCTGTTGGATCCTTCAGGTTAGGGCCTGGCGACGCCTGTGGCACGTCCTCAGCCCCGGGCTACGGTTCTGATATGCCCGTCTCACCCCCTCACTCTGAGCCCAGAATAGACTTCCTAAGATGACTGGCCATGGGGAATGGAAGCCCTCCTGCTTTCACCAGCCTCTCCTCCAAACACAATGTACACGGTGTAGCTAGAGGGGCAGGCTGCTGGCCGCATCACAGAGAGGGCTGTAGGCCTGCTCTTCCTTCAGGTTCTACTGAGAACTGCTAAATGGCTGGACTTTGCTTGGCCCCACCTGAGAGGAAAGCCCAGTAATGACAAGCCCAGAGTCCTCCGTGGGCTTGAGATTCCCCTGTGTATGAAGACTCCAGCCCTGCCATGCAACACACATGACCACACGGGTGCCTTTTGGCACCCTGACACCTCCCAGTCAGTGCCATGGGCTAAGTAGGACTGGGTCCTGGTTCTGACTGTGCCAATGACCTCACTGTGGAGCTGCCAGGACACCCAGGAGTCACCATGAATCTTGGGGAGTTAGACTGAGGATCTGGGCTCCCAACCCTGGGTTGTGACCAGGCTGATAGGAGGGTCCCTTTGTATGCATACCAGGCTGAGCTTGGGTAGGAGGGGAGTTGGAAATTGGGGTCAGGAGCTGGgcgaggtggtgcatgcctttcaccccagcactcgggaagcagaggcaggaggatctccgtgagattgagaccagcctggtctacaaagtgagtctaggacagccaatgctacatagagaaactctgtctcaaaaaaccaaaaagaaaaaagaaattggggTCAGGGGTTGGTGTGCCCATGTAACCTCCGGGACCCCACAGGGCCCAGTTGGAGGACCCCACGGCCTCCCTCGGAAGCTATGGCTGCGTGCTCTCTTCAGCCTCCCAGGCCTGCTGTGAAGCACTGTGAATTATTCACAAGGGCTCAGCTCTCTCTGGTGTgttggtgagggaggaagggtgccaCCCCTACCCGTGGGAAACTTGATCCTGCCCAGGGAGGCTGTGGGTGACTATGGGCCACGGTGCTGACAGGTTGCAGAGGAGATGGGTGGCTGGGCAGCCTGGGGAAGGGCCTTGCTAAGGCAGGTCAATGCCTCGG encodes the following:
- the LOC132652928 gene encoding uncharacterized protein LOC132652928, encoding MAVAPSWSCSDKLRPAELTWRGRGFVRPPPAPPQSQAGPAHAQSCRALSLAHQPHEHWVVAHLRRGVQWGHAVLGAHVRICVALLHKATPSRIRVLPALVDTSPRSPAPLGICPSPQPQEPTLSKAHCKVKRAEPSGAKTASIPTILEDRSPLWAQTVSWSGLTCTRQPPCVSSHCKQERYPVAAASCAGVAPLRARAAAGRAASSTR